The DNA region CTTTCTGCGGGTGTGAGCATACTCAGGGTTAGGAGTTGATCGAGCCAAACTTTCTAAATTCAGCCGATACCCTACATTCCGCACAGTCTGAATTAAGCTGGGCTGTCGGGGATCTGTCTCAACTTTTTTGCGGAGGGACAGAATATGAGTATCAACGGTACGGGGGTTATCAATCTCATCTGGCCAAGCTCTTCGCAGTAACTCTGAGCGGCTCAGCGGCATCCCTCCTGTTTGAGCTAAGACATAAAGCAGACTAAATTCCTGGGGCGTTAGTTCGATCAATTCGCCTCTAAAACGAACTCGTCGATGTACCAGATCAATCTTCAACTCCCCACACTCCAGAGAAACTGGCGGTGGCATTGCTATTCGGCGACGGGTGAGAGCCTCGACGCGGGCCAAAAATTCCTGCATTCCAAAGGGTTTGGTTAAGTAATCATCAGCCCCAGCCTTTAACCCTTCGACAATATCCGCCTCTGCACTGCGGGCCGACAACATCAGAATCAGACACTGTTGCTGCCGGAGCCATCGACAAAACTCGATCGCATTGCCATCCGGCAATTCAGAGTCTAGAATCACCAGCGTAGGTTGCCGCTGCTGAAACACATCCATCGCCTGGTGCAGATCAGCAGATTGATACACCGCATACCCGGCCTGTTGGAGGTGCCATCCCAGGAGCGATCGCAAATGGGGATTGCTCTCAATAATCTGAATACAAAAAACTCCCACAGAAGACTAATTTCCTTCAAATCGTGCTTATCAATCTAACAGAGCACCTACTGAGCGTTTTGTAATGACTGTTACCCAAAAGATCTGATCGGGTAGGATTTATGGCATTCTCCAAAAAATGACTAGAAAACCTTTGCAAATTTCAAGAACCTGCTTTATTAAAGTTAAGATGAAATTAGCAAGCTCCAATGCAGATACACTAGCCTCACCCAGTCCAGTTAGAAAGCTGAAGTTTTCTATAAGCGAAACGACGGTTCTGGGCGTTGACAAGGTTCAATTGGTGAATGCGTCCAAAAGGCGTTTCTTGTCTGCACGGCAGAAACCGTTCTCTCAGGTTCGCTCTTTGTGCTTTTCATACAAAACTATGCTGCAGGACACACAAACAATTCGCTACTATCAAAGGCTAACAGACAATCTCGTTGAGCTGTGGAACCGGGGTTATCGCTTTGATGACCTGCGGATGTATATTGACGGGTATTTAGCGGCCCTCCGCCAGTCTAATAGCCTGGAACCTTACTTAATTCACCGTTTAGAAGAGGAAATTACTCGTTACCTCTACGACCCCTCTAATCTACAAAATCAGGAATCCGAACCGGATTATCGGTAGCCCTCCTGTGAATCTGAAATTTCCTCCTGTGTCTGTTGAGCAGGAACATCGGGGGTTTGGTGCGGCTGTGAGTCTGCTACCCCTTCGATCAAGTAAATCCCTGTAAAATGAATCCCTGCCAAACGTAGCGCTGGCAGGGATATCTGGTTTTAATGACTGATATGAAGTCTTAAGAGGCAAGGGCAACTTCAACCACTTGCTGGAGTTCACCTTTTTGATACAGCTCGATCATGATATCGGAGCCACCGACAAACTCACCATTAATGTAAACCTGAGGAATGGTTGGCCAGCTAGAGTATTCCTTAATTCCCTGACGAACTTCAGGATCTTCCAGAACATCGAACGTTTCGTAGGGAACACCCAGAACATTCAGGATCTGAACGACATTGTTGGAGAAGCCACATTGGGGCATTAATTTATTGCCCTTCATGAAGACCATGATCTTATTTTGGTTGATCAGGTTCTCAATTCGCTCTTGTGTTTCTGGAGTCATAGGTTTTCTGTCGCTTGGAGTTGACACTCAAACTTTAACAAGTCTAGACGATTCTCAACAATTTCTCCTACATCCCTTCAACTTATAGCCTGCCATGCCTGAGGAGTGTAGGTTTTCACGGCCATTGCATGAATGGCCCCGGAAAGCATCTCTTGTTGAATAGCTCGATAAACCAATTGGTGCTGTTGTACCAATCCCTTACCTTCAAATTGGGAGGATACAACCGTGACTTCATAGTGCTCTCCATCCGGAGTGATGACTTGCACTTGAGCATCGGGTATTTGAGCCTTAATAGCCTGTTCAACCTGCTCGGAACTAACCATTCACCCTCCTGGACAAAGTTGGAAACATATCTACTCCATACCGCATTTTATGGGCTGACCTTGACTCTAGTCTAGTGACTCTCGTCTGGTAACCCGTTTGCTTTGATACGATTGCCTACTTTTTATTAGCCGAAGAATTGGATGAAGCCGGGGGTTGGTCAGCACGGTTTCTAGGATAGGGAGAGTCCACAAACCCCAATTCAAATAATTGCTGATAGGCTCTTTGACCCAAATCCCGGGTGGGTTGTTGACTGCGAATAATCTGAACCAGGAGAGGAACAGCCAGTTCCGGCTGGTTTTGTGCCCGATGTACAACCGCCAACTGATAGGTTGCTTCATCCCGCATTTGCGCTGTTTCCAGGGCTTTACGACGCTGGCTTTCGGAAATCCGGTTATCAATACCAGAAAAGCTACTCGCTAGATCCTGGTAAAAATTGGAAAGCTGGTTGAAGACCTGACGCGCTTCTTGCAGCTTCTTTACGGCCAAAGGATAATTTTGAGCAGCAACGGCAGCGTTAGATTCTTGCATTAAGCGCTGTCCAGCTTGCAGACTGAGAATCCCTGTTTCCTGCCCCGTTGGACGAACCACGTTGGGATCGTTGGGATCAATGGGTTTTGCTTGATTCGGCCCCTGTGGTAAGTCTTGAGCCAGGATCTTAGCTGGCCTGACAATGACAGCCGCTGTTATCACTGATAGAGAAATTAAGCTGACTGTGCGAAGGAGACGGGTATTTCCAAAAAGGTTCATGGGCCGTTGGTGCAGTAAGAAACAAGTAAATCGGACAGGGTTTCAATCGGACTTACGTATATTACCACTGCTAACTGACCCTGCGTTGAAATACCTATTGTGTTTCTCTGCTGAATTGAGATCCATGTGCGTTGGGGGGAGGGGACTGAGGATTAGGGATTGAGGGTTGGGGATACGCCGCGATCGGCTAATTGCTCTAGAACTGACTGGAGTGTGACATTGAGTTGCTGGGCATCTCGTTTGAGGGAACCCGTGCAGTACTCTGCCACTTGAATGGTAGGGCCAATGCATACTCTAGTCTTACACCGCCAAGGAACCAGGGGATGGCTGTAGTGGATGCTGATAGGGACGATTTGAACGCCCAGGTTCTTTTTCTGCATTTCGGCTTGAATCGCCAACCT from Leptodesmis sichuanensis A121 includes:
- a CDS encoding DUF6761 family protein; its protein translation is MLQDTQTIRYYQRLTDNLVELWNRGYRFDDLRMYIDGYLAALRQSNSLEPYLIHRLEEEITRYLYDPSNLQNQESEPDYR
- a CDS encoding response regulator transcription factor, yielding MGVFCIQIIESNPHLRSLLGWHLQQAGYAVYQSADLHQAMDVFQQRQPTLVILDSELPDGNAIEFCRWLRQQQCLILMLSARSAEADIVEGLKAGADDYLTKPFGMQEFLARVEALTRRRIAMPPPVSLECGELKIDLVHRRVRFRGELIELTPQEFSLLYVLAQTGGMPLSRSELLRRAWPDEIDNPRTVDTHILSLRKKVETDPRQPSLIQTVRNVGYRLNLESLARSTPNPEYAHTRRKPLPQPTAPSQPPVQKMVAAERARS
- a CDS encoding BolA family protein; translated protein: MVSSEQVEQAIKAQIPDAQVQVITPDGEHYEVTVVSSQFEGKGLVQQHQLVYRAIQQEMLSGAIHAMAVKTYTPQAWQAIS
- the grxD gene encoding Grx4 family monothiol glutaredoxin, whose translation is MTPETQERIENLINQNKIMVFMKGNKLMPQCGFSNNVVQILNVLGVPYETFDVLEDPEVRQGIKEYSSWPTIPQVYINGEFVGGSDIMIELYQKGELQQVVEVALAS